The Nitrososphaerota archaeon genome has a segment encoding these proteins:
- a CDS encoding MBL fold metallo-hydrolase, with the protein MLLFQLLVGNLKNFTYVIGDENEKVGVIIDPSWDLDKVMSTVRRNNLEIRYIFNTHSHWDHTIGNKEIANRTGAKIIAHECAPTHKDISAKDDDVIEVGNLKLRIFHTPGHCPDSICLMVDENLFTGDTLFVGACGRTDLPGGNPAQLYDSFFEKILKLDDHTKIYAGHDYGPRIKSTLGYEKKHNNSLQPRSKEEFIAVMGR; encoded by the coding sequence ATGCTACTTTTCCAGCTATTAGTAGGTAATTTAAAGAATTTCACTTACGTGATCGGGGATGAAAACGAAAAGGTAGGCGTGATAATCGACCCATCGTGGGATCTTGACAAGGTAATGTCCACGGTTAGAAGGAACAACCTAGAAATCAGGTATATTTTCAATACACATAGCCACTGGGACCATACAATCGGGAACAAGGAAATCGCAAATAGGACTGGTGCCAAAATAATTGCTCATGAATGTGCCCCTACGCATAAGGACATATCAGCAAAAGACGATGATGTTATAGAAGTTGGTAATCTAAAGCTCAGGATATTCCATACACCTGGACATTGTCCTGATAGCATCTGCTTGATGGTAGATGAAAATCTGTTTACTGGTGACACTTTGTTTGTGGGGGCCTGCGGGAGAACTGATCTTCCAGGTGGTAACCCTGCACAACTCTATGACAGTTTCTTTGAAAAAATATTGAAGCTTGACGACCATACTAAAATTTACGCAGGCCACGATTATGGGCCAAGGATAAAGTCAACTCTAGGCTATGAGAAAAAACATAACAATTCACTTCAGCCAAGATCCAAAGAAGAATTTATCGCAGTAATGGGCAGGTGA
- a CDS encoding GTP cyclohydrolase I FolE2, protein MTKETYRKKSGQSFNGDLPDVQMQKADPAIMAGIQNLSVVFKAARWTLPVRISVIASTTDHRGVHMSRFVGAIQKHLEGNYLEDSLRRICKEVSKTQPNCRVTAELSYPYRDQFLHTRVKVSENSKLAYSFRSLGITACPCSREIIGIGHMQRSALSLDIRSDVMLDFEEVALKLGECFSTTPTEFLRRLQEAEKILEAQANPKFVEDIVRECLKKFPDADKIEARSFESIHAHDAYAVWKKGSYE, encoded by the coding sequence ATGACCAAGGAAACATACAGAAAGAAATCAGGCCAAAGTTTCAATGGAGACCTACCTGATGTTCAGATGCAGAAAGCCGACCCTGCAATAATGGCAGGGATACAAAATCTCTCTGTCGTTTTCAAAGCGGCAAGGTGGACCCTACCTGTCAGAATCTCCGTTATTGCCTCAACAACAGATCATAGAGGAGTCCATATGAGCAGATTCGTTGGTGCTATTCAGAAACATTTAGAGGGTAACTACCTTGAGGATTCACTGCGCCGGATCTGCAAGGAGGTTAGCAAGACACAACCTAATTGTCGGGTTACCGCTGAATTGAGCTATCCATATAGGGATCAGTTTCTGCACACGAGGGTAAAAGTAAGCGAAAATAGCAAGCTAGCTTATTCCTTCAGGAGTCTAGGCATAACTGCCTGTCCGTGCAGCAGGGAGATTATTGGAATAGGTCATATGCAGAGGTCTGCTTTGTCGCTGGATATCCGCAGCGATGTGATGCTGGATTTTGAAGAGGTCGCACTAAAATTGGGAGAATGTTTCTCGACGACCCCTACGGAGTTTCTTAGAAGACTGCAAGAAGCAGAGAAGATACTCGAGGCCCAAGCTAACCCAAAGTTTGTTGAGGATATTGTAAGAGAATGCCTGAAAAAGTTTCCCGACGCTGACAAGATCGAGGCTAGAAGTTTCGAGTCAATACATGCACATGACGCATATGCCGTGTGGAAGAAGGGCAGCTACGAATAG
- the queC gene encoding 7-cyano-7-deazaguanine synthase QueC, translating into MNASGKESVVVLLSGGLDSAVCLWLAKEANWHVYTLSFNYHNRLKREIESSAKLAQNAGVVEHKVIELPFLFELEDLKTKNGLPYRNFPSAYIPARNMVFYAIAVSYAESISAKYVIGGHNNLDHKSFPDSTQEFFARLNEIIKIGTLTNSTEIITPLSKLDKLRILKEAIRLKVPLELTWSCYDREDIACGRCPACRIRLQTFSRAKIKDLIPYAEETISKSI; encoded by the coding sequence ATGAATGCGTCAGGAAAAGAAAGCGTCGTAGTCCTTCTCTCTGGGGGGCTCGATTCTGCAGTCTGCCTTTGGCTGGCAAAGGAGGCCAATTGGCATGTGTATACTTTATCTTTCAACTATCATAACAGGTTGAAGAGAGAGATCGAGTCTTCCGCAAAATTAGCGCAAAACGCTGGGGTGGTAGAGCATAAAGTCATCGAATTACCATTCCTTTTTGAGCTTGAAGACCTTAAAACAAAAAATGGTTTACCATATAGAAACTTTCCCTCAGCGTACATCCCTGCAAGGAACATGGTCTTTTATGCAATTGCAGTATCTTATGCTGAATCTATTTCAGCAAAGTATGTGATCGGAGGGCACAATAATTTAGATCATAAGAGTTTTCCAGATTCTACTCAAGAATTTTTTGCAAGATTGAATGAAATTATCAAAATAGGAACCTTGACTAATTCTACAGAAATAATCACACCACTATCTAAATTAGATAAGTTGCGCATACTCAAAGAAGCTATCAGGCTAAAGGTGCCTCTGGAATTAACATGGAGTTGCTATGATAGAGAAGATATTGCCTGTGGAAGATGCCCCGCTTGCAGGATCAGGTTACAGACATTTTCAAGAGCCAAGATAAAAGACCTTATCCCATATGCAGAAGAGACTATAAGCAAGAGCATCTGA
- a CDS encoding 6-pyruvoyl tetrahydropterin synthase yields MANFGIKQDSLILGSIKERVRRSVKGKAKRAYIDAEGNLLSSTFDLAIANILNFANVEYFYRKPVLIGKKKLVPAFTTKWGFIVTDEKDFVELRQVLPSKKVLYVGRAKEASTLAEIGAPISSFDIDSETDTEKLESIFMDDPSFAFDYSHILPWTKKCSVLHGHTSSVIVELIGQPNKGMIVDFGDVKRIVKETLGRMDHKLFISKKYIAEKEGGSYRIKFNGPNGEFDLKLPKDSTLLMEGEATIENIGDTVLRLLSPKMPRQVQGIGVYVYEGLNKGSHIMTLLKGK; encoded by the coding sequence ATGGCAAATTTTGGTATCAAACAAGACAGCCTAATTCTGGGCAGTATTAAAGAACGTGTTCGGAGGTCTGTGAAAGGGAAAGCCAAACGTGCTTATATTGATGCTGAAGGAAACCTTCTATCTTCGACTTTTGATCTTGCGATTGCCAACATACTGAATTTTGCCAACGTCGAATATTTTTATAGAAAGCCTGTGCTCATAGGGAAGAAGAAACTAGTTCCAGCATTTACAACAAAATGGGGTTTCATTGTAACTGATGAGAAAGACTTTGTAGAATTAAGACAAGTTTTGCCAAGCAAAAAAGTCCTTTATGTAGGAAGAGCCAAGGAAGCAAGCACACTCGCAGAAATTGGAGCACCCATATCTAGTTTTGATATCGATTCTGAAACAGACACAGAGAAGCTCGAGAGTATATTCATGGATGACCCATCTTTTGCATTTGACTATTCTCATATTTTACCATGGACTAAGAAGTGTTCCGTATTGCATGGTCATACGTCTTCCGTAATAGTTGAGTTGATAGGCCAGCCCAACAAAGGCATGATCGTCGATTTTGGGGACGTAAAGAGGATCGTAAAAGAAACTCTTGGTCGGATGGATCATAAGTTGTTTATCTCAAAAAAGTACATCGCTGAAAAAGAAGGCGGATCATACAGGATTAAATTTAATGGGCCAAATGGCGAGTTTGACCTCAAGTTACCAAAGGACAGCACCCTCCTGATGGAAGGCGAGGCCACCATAGAGAATATCGGAGATACTGTTCTAAGGTTGCTATCTCCGAAGATGCCAAGACAGGTGCAGGGAATTGGCGTATATGTTTACGAAGGTCTGAACAAAGGCTCGCATATCATGACTTTATTGAAGGGAAAATGA
- a CDS encoding thermosome subunit, with translation MAATAYPAVTSTGQPVLILKEGSTETKGRDAQRNNIMAAKLIASIVRTSLGPRGMDKMLVDSLGDVTITNDGATILKEIDVQHPAAKMLVEIAKATDSEVGDGTTSAVVFAGALIEKAEDLLNKDVHPTIVVDGYKKAATQAQKILEKIAIKIPAGEKDWLLKIAKTSMSTKLVSREAVLLAEQVVDALLHVAEKSGTVYKVDIDDVKVEKKAGSTIRDTQMIKGIVLDKEVVHAGMPKKIENAKIALINAPLEIEKTEFDAKINISNPEQIKAFLDEENKMLKEMADTIVKVGATVVVCQKGIDDITQHYMAKAGILAVRRVKESDLTKLAKATGGRVVSNLDDLDAKDLGSAATVEERKVEEDKWVFIEGCKNPKAVTILVRGGTQRIVDEAERALHDALMVVKDVMQHPSIVVGGGAPEAEIAHQLKEYSTTLGGREQLAVQKFADALESIPLALAENAGLDPIDTQVELRAAHSQGKKWYGVGVLQGKVDDIEKVGVYEPTVVKQQIINSATEAASMILRIDDVIASSKMKEPKGGAHGGEGAGMGED, from the coding sequence ATGGCTGCAACAGCATATCCCGCGGTAACATCCACTGGTCAACCAGTGCTAATTCTCAAGGAAGGAAGTACGGAAACAAAAGGAAGAGATGCACAACGTAATAACATCATGGCTGCGAAGCTGATCGCAAGTATCGTCAGGACATCTCTTGGCCCTCGTGGCATGGACAAAATGCTTGTCGATAGCCTCGGCGACGTTACAATAACTAATGACGGGGCTACCATTCTGAAAGAGATCGACGTTCAGCATCCAGCAGCAAAGATGCTTGTCGAGATCGCAAAGGCTACTGATAGTGAAGTCGGAGATGGCACAACCTCAGCAGTAGTTTTTGCAGGTGCGTTGATAGAAAAAGCGGAGGATCTGCTAAACAAGGATGTCCATCCAACAATAGTAGTGGATGGATACAAGAAGGCGGCTACGCAGGCTCAGAAGATTCTCGAGAAGATTGCGATAAAAATCCCCGCAGGAGAAAAAGATTGGCTGCTGAAGATTGCAAAGACCAGCATGTCCACTAAACTAGTTTCAAGAGAAGCAGTACTACTTGCAGAGCAGGTAGTTGACGCGCTACTCCACGTAGCCGAGAAAAGCGGAACAGTCTACAAGGTCGACATCGACGATGTAAAGGTCGAGAAGAAGGCAGGCAGTACTATCAGGGATACACAGATGATTAAGGGTATAGTTCTCGATAAAGAAGTTGTCCATGCTGGCATGCCAAAGAAGATAGAGAATGCGAAGATAGCACTAATCAATGCTCCTCTTGAAATTGAAAAGACGGAGTTCGATGCAAAGATCAACATCAGTAACCCTGAGCAGATCAAAGCTTTTCTTGACGAAGAAAACAAGATGCTCAAGGAGATGGCAGACACAATTGTAAAAGTTGGAGCTACAGTTGTTGTATGCCAGAAGGGTATAGACGATATCACGCAGCATTATATGGCAAAGGCGGGCATACTGGCGGTAAGAAGGGTAAAGGAGAGCGACCTGACAAAACTTGCAAAGGCAACAGGGGGAAGAGTGGTCTCCAATCTTGACGACTTGGATGCTAAGGATCTTGGCTCAGCAGCTACTGTCGAGGAGAGGAAGGTTGAGGAGGATAAGTGGGTCTTCATCGAAGGGTGCAAAAATCCAAAAGCAGTAACGATACTCGTTAGAGGAGGCACCCAGAGAATTGTGGACGAAGCAGAGAGGGCTCTACATGATGCGCTAATGGTAGTCAAAGATGTAATGCAGCATCCCTCCATAGTGGTAGGAGGCGGTGCCCCTGAGGCGGAAATTGCACATCAGCTAAAAGAATATTCGACAACATTAGGAGGAAGAGAGCAGCTCGCCGTGCAGAAGTTCGCTGACGCACTAGAATCCATACCACTGGCTCTGGCAGAGAATGCAGGGCTAGACCCTATAGATACGCAAGTCGAGCTAAGAGCAGCTCACAGCCAAGGCAAGAAGTGGTACGGAGTTGGTGTCCTGCAGGGCAAGGTCGATGATATAGAGAAAGTAGGTGTATACGAACCCACAGTAGTAAAACAGCAGATAATTAATTCCGCCACTGAAGCCGCATCTATGATATTAAGGATAGACGATGTCATAGCATCGAGCAAAATGAAGGAACCGAAAGGAGGCGCCCACGGTGGAGAGGGCGCTGGCATGGGAGAGGACTAG
- a CDS encoding proteasome assembly chaperone family protein yields MNITVHIKEAPKLREPVLICGLPGNGYVGKIAVDHIVTELKASQIGDLYSYSFPPQVVIKSDGTAEPMKNVLYALKGDGNVPDVLIFTGDSQPVTPEANYEIADKVLEIAQEMGAKQVFTLAAFITGAFVEKPRVFGTATEIDLVKLIEKNDVIVMKEGTITGMNGVLIGVGKIRGMKGISLLGETSGYIIDAKASQAVLQALSKIIGFKIDMGSLEVRSKETEAVIQTIEKMRGGPQEKNKEEPPKELGYIS; encoded by the coding sequence TTGAACATAACCGTTCACATTAAAGAGGCTCCAAAGCTCAGGGAACCTGTTCTGATATGCGGTTTACCAGGCAACGGCTATGTCGGCAAAATTGCTGTTGACCATATAGTGACCGAATTAAAGGCTAGCCAAATAGGCGATCTGTACTCTTATTCATTTCCACCCCAAGTGGTGATAAAGAGCGATGGGACTGCAGAACCAATGAAGAATGTTCTCTACGCTCTAAAGGGTGATGGCAATGTTCCAGATGTGCTAATTTTTACAGGCGACAGCCAGCCAGTTACTCCGGAGGCCAACTATGAGATTGCGGATAAGGTGCTTGAGATTGCTCAAGAAATGGGCGCAAAACAGGTCTTCACCTTGGCAGCCTTCATTACTGGAGCTTTCGTAGAAAAACCTAGAGTGTTCGGGACCGCAACTGAGATTGACCTTGTAAAGCTGATAGAGAAGAACGATGTCATCGTGATGAAAGAAGGAACGATAACAGGGATGAATGGAGTTTTAATAGGTGTTGGTAAGATAAGAGGGATGAAAGGAATCTCACTTCTCGGCGAAACTTCTGGCTACATTATTGATGCAAAGGCTTCTCAAGCAGTCCTGCAGGCGCTTTCCAAGATTATTGGTTTCAAGATAGATATGGGTAGTCTGGAAGTAAGATCTAAGGAAACAGAAGCAGTAATACAGACCATTGAGAAGATGCGCGGAGGCCCGCAAGAAAAAAACAAGGAAGAGCCTCCGAAAGAGCTCGGTTATATCAGCTAG
- a CDS encoding asparagine synthetase B produces MITKVRGLLAAVPSGVELDGALDSISHRAWDGYISIRNKQCAVYGASYSAKNVGSGFIHGEIFSKEGYLDELAENPSSEIAEKILRKDGSFAFVIPKGKSLILGRDSMGTRPLYYARNKKLFAVASEKKALAILGLKEIKSIPPSNILAWEGGSLKKLGYYDYLLGIKENRKDSTRKILDVLQASVRSRVNGRRRIAVSFSGGVDSSLIAAMASKLAKVIAVSVSVAGSHDAGIVKQAARELGLDWMEVSVKEKEIKSKIGLVRNIAEVSSSIDISIAMGLMLTAQKASEEGCDAMLVGQLADEIFGGYRRYLKQYCSEGTKPVQESMRYDVLNAYSMNFDRDEKATSQFVDLYFPYANVELARIGLSINPDLKFDCKKDGRKIVLRQAAKKFAIPKSIAERPKKALQYSSGIYTIVKKYVKP; encoded by the coding sequence TTGATAACAAAAGTCAGAGGCCTTTTGGCAGCAGTTCCTTCAGGAGTCGAGTTAGACGGAGCGTTAGACTCAATTTCGCATAGGGCTTGGGATGGCTACATTTCTATCAGGAATAAACAATGCGCAGTTTATGGGGCCTCTTATTCAGCTAAAAATGTCGGCAGCGGCTTCATTCATGGCGAAATATTCAGCAAAGAAGGATATCTTGACGAACTAGCAGAAAATCCATCATCTGAAATAGCAGAAAAGATACTTCGCAAGGACGGTTCTTTTGCTTTCGTAATCCCAAAAGGCAAAAGTCTGATCTTAGGGAGAGACTCTATGGGAACAAGGCCCCTGTACTATGCCAGAAACAAGAAACTCTTTGCGGTAGCAAGCGAGAAGAAGGCTCTTGCAATCCTCGGTCTGAAGGAGATAAAAAGCATCCCACCGTCAAACATCCTTGCTTGGGAGGGAGGTTCCCTGAAGAAACTGGGATACTACGACTATTTGCTAGGGATCAAAGAAAACCGCAAGGACAGTACAAGAAAAATTCTGGACGTTTTGCAGGCTTCTGTAAGAAGCAGAGTAAACGGACGAAGGCGCATAGCAGTTTCATTTTCCGGTGGTGTAGACAGTTCGCTCATCGCAGCTATGGCAAGCAAGCTTGCAAAGGTTATCGCAGTTTCCGTATCGGTAGCAGGCTCACATGACGCTGGCATAGTAAAACAGGCTGCAAGGGAACTTGGGCTTGATTGGATGGAAGTTAGCGTTAAAGAGAAGGAAATCAAGAGCAAGATCGGGTTAGTGCGGAACATTGCAGAGGTTTCCTCCTCGATAGACATCAGCATAGCGATGGGTTTGATGCTTACTGCACAGAAGGCAAGTGAGGAGGGCTGTGATGCTATGCTGGTTGGACAGCTGGCTGACGAAATCTTTGGGGGGTACAGAAGGTATCTGAAGCAGTATTGCTCTGAAGGGACAAAACCTGTGCAGGAATCCATGCGATATGATGTACTGAATGCTTACAGCATGAATTTCGACAGGGATGAAAAGGCAACATCTCAATTTGTTGATTTGTACTTTCCATATGCAAATGTTGAGCTTGCACGAATCGGTCTATCGATAAACCCTGATTTGAAGTTCGACTGCAAAAAGGATGGCAGGAAGATCGTCTTAAGGCAGGCCGCCAAGAAGTTCGCCATTCCTAAATCAATAGCAGAAAGGCCGAAGAAGGCTCTGCAATACAGTTCAGGCATCTACACAATAGTAAAGAAGTACGTAAAGCCCTAG
- a CDS encoding DEAD/DEAH box helicase, whose amino-acid sequence MKISSLPLPAELVSLLEVQGYINLYPPQEECVRAGLFDGKNLLLTTPTASGKTLVAILAAAKVVLENRGKVVYLTPLRALANEKFEEFKKLEELQKENGTKVRVRISTGDYDSSGESLGSGDIIVLTNERFDSVLRHQVSWLDDVKVYIADEIHLIGENHRGPTLEMILARILSLADNAQILALSATITNSKDLAGWLSATPINNSWRPVKLNEGIFRYNDIRFADGTIRKVLATGRGIPIDVAIDILKDGGQALIFAETRKRAVSLAQKASEVVPNLLTFEEQAHARKLGSEIAEAGEETELSRMLTQIASKGVAFHHAGLAGEHRTIIENGFRDRILKVLAATPTLAAGVNLPARRVVLSSLYRYDSAAGGQAPISVLDYKQMCGRAGRPKYDDVGETILIANSDAEAEEIFDTYIKGKPEPIHSQLSNIPPLRTHLLAAITSLPGVNMNDLEGIFLKTLFAAQYRRATVAERINSALDYLLDEELVEKRGQRFIATEFGKRVSMLYIDPATGVVFRRAILKAEKGGSRTAGLLHLITSCPDFTPRFSLRSKDWDNANIFAEEHQTEFLYQINQDNFESQQQFFEPFRTLQVLHAWINEWSEDKVLEQFDVEPGDLHRAVDSAEWLCYSFAEIAKLMARVDLYGESSELRLRIENGIKAELLPLVRLEGIGRVRARALYRAGFTEISALSKASTESLAKVPKIGVKVAAKIKQQLESSH is encoded by the coding sequence TTGAAAATCAGTTCATTACCTCTTCCAGCAGAGCTAGTTTCCTTACTTGAAGTGCAGGGATACATCAACCTATACCCTCCACAGGAAGAGTGTGTCAGGGCGGGCCTCTTCGATGGCAAGAATCTGCTCTTGACAACTCCTACGGCAAGCGGAAAGACTCTAGTTGCAATACTGGCCGCTGCAAAAGTCGTATTGGAGAATCGCGGCAAGGTGGTTTACCTTACTCCTTTACGCGCCTTGGCAAACGAAAAATTTGAAGAATTCAAGAAGCTCGAAGAACTGCAGAAGGAGAATGGCACGAAAGTAAGGGTTCGAATCTCTACAGGCGACTACGATTCTTCTGGGGAGTCTCTGGGCAGCGGTGACATCATAGTTTTAACAAATGAGAGATTCGATTCTGTCCTGAGGCATCAGGTCTCATGGCTCGATGATGTGAAGGTGTATATCGCTGATGAAATCCATCTTATCGGAGAAAACCACAGAGGCCCAACATTGGAGATGATTCTGGCAAGGATTCTTTCCCTTGCCGATAATGCGCAGATACTGGCCCTGAGTGCAACTATAACCAACTCTAAAGATTTGGCTGGATGGTTAAGTGCCACGCCGATCAATAATTCATGGAGGCCTGTTAAGCTCAATGAAGGAATATTCCGCTATAATGACATACGCTTTGCAGACGGCACAATAAGGAAAGTTCTCGCAACTGGGAGAGGAATCCCAATAGATGTTGCTATAGACATACTGAAAGATGGAGGGCAGGCATTGATCTTTGCAGAAACAAGGAAGAGAGCTGTAAGTCTAGCCCAGAAAGCATCAGAAGTTGTGCCTAACCTGCTGACATTCGAAGAGCAGGCACATGCAAGGAAACTCGGCAGTGAAATTGCCGAAGCTGGAGAAGAAACTGAGCTTTCAAGAATGCTTACTCAAATTGCATCTAAAGGCGTTGCGTTCCACCACGCAGGCCTTGCCGGTGAGCATAGAACCATCATAGAAAACGGCTTCAGAGACAGAATTCTGAAGGTTCTTGCTGCTACCCCAACTCTAGCAGCTGGAGTGAACCTGCCTGCAAGGAGGGTCGTGCTGAGCAGTCTCTACAGATATGATAGCGCGGCTGGAGGGCAAGCTCCAATTAGCGTTCTTGACTACAAACAGATGTGCGGTCGTGCAGGAAGGCCCAAATACGATGATGTCGGAGAAACCATTCTCATAGCGAACTCGGATGCCGAAGCCGAAGAAATATTCGATACTTACATCAAGGGCAAACCAGAACCCATACATTCACAGCTTTCCAACATACCTCCTCTACGGACACATCTGCTTGCAGCTATAACATCTCTGCCTGGAGTGAACATGAACGATTTGGAGGGGATATTTCTCAAGACTCTATTTGCTGCGCAATACAGAAGGGCGACAGTCGCAGAGAGGATAAACAGTGCTCTGGACTATCTTCTCGATGAGGAGCTCGTAGAAAAACGAGGGCAGAGGTTCATTGCAACGGAGTTCGGGAAGAGGGTTTCAATGCTCTACATAGACCCCGCAACCGGCGTAGTCTTCAGGAGGGCCATATTGAAGGCTGAGAAGGGAGGTTCTCGCACTGCAGGCTTGTTGCATCTGATAACATCTTGTCCAGATTTCACCCCTAGATTCTCGCTCAGGTCGAAGGATTGGGACAATGCAAACATTTTTGCTGAAGAGCACCAAACAGAATTTCTATACCAAATCAATCAGGATAACTTCGAAAGTCAGCAGCAGTTCTTCGAACCATTCCGAACCCTCCAAGTCTTGCACGCATGGATAAACGAGTGGAGTGAAGACAAGGTCCTTGAGCAGTTTGATGTCGAGCCTGGTGATTTGCACAGAGCAGTTGACAGTGCTGAATGGCTGTGCTATTCCTTCGCAGAGATTGCGAAGCTTATGGCCAGGGTAGATTTGTATGGCGAGTCTTCCGAGTTGAGGCTAAGAATAGAAAACGGCATAAAGGCAGAGCTTCTGCCTCTTGTAAGGCTTGAGGGCATAGGTAGGGTAAGGGCAAGGGCACTCTACAGAGCAGGATTCACAGAAATTTCAGCACTGTCAAAGGCGTCAACAGAGAGCCTTGCGAAGGTGCCCAAAATAGGGGTAAAAGTCGCAGCCAAGATAAAGCAGCAGCTTGAGAGTTCCCATTGA